A stretch of Caldalkalibacillus salinus DNA encodes these proteins:
- a CDS encoding ParB/RepB/Spo0J family partition protein, translated as MSKRLGKGLDALIPSLEVSDDEKVIQIKLNELRPNPYQPRKEFEKDTIEELKQSIQEHGVIQPIIVRKSIKGFEIIAGERRFRASKEAGLSTIPAVVKEFSEPQVMEIALIENIQREDLNAMEVALAYKKIMEKFELTQEELSLKVGKSRSHIANFLRLLHLPENVQNYVSRGTLSMGHARALVGVKDRKTLLQLAKKCIEENLSVRQLEELIQRIEDVSRGTNKRERKKVKKDVHLQRIEEDLKGVFGTSVKITKGSKKGKIEIEFFTDQDLNRIIELVQQKS; from the coding sequence ATGTCTAAACGTTTAGGAAAGGGCCTCGATGCCTTAATTCCATCATTAGAAGTATCAGATGATGAAAAAGTCATTCAAATCAAGCTAAATGAGTTACGACCTAACCCATATCAACCACGAAAAGAATTTGAAAAAGACACCATTGAGGAACTTAAACAATCCATACAAGAACATGGTGTGATTCAGCCCATTATCGTCAGAAAAAGCATTAAGGGGTTTGAAATTATAGCAGGAGAGCGTCGTTTCAGAGCATCAAAAGAAGCTGGCCTCAGTACGATCCCTGCTGTGGTTAAGGAATTCTCAGAGCCCCAAGTGATGGAAATCGCTTTAATTGAAAATATCCAAAGAGAAGACCTAAATGCGATGGAAGTAGCCTTAGCTTACAAAAAAATCATGGAAAAGTTTGAACTGACACAAGAGGAGCTATCCCTAAAGGTTGGTAAGAGCCGTTCACATATTGCTAACTTTTTAAGGCTTCTACATTTACCTGAGAACGTACAAAACTATGTTTCACGTGGAACATTATCAATGGGACATGCTCGTGCACTGGTCGGAGTAAAGGACCGTAAAACACTTCTCCAGCTAGCTAAAAAATGTATAGAAGAAAATTTAAGTGTTCGTCAATTAGAGGAACTCATTCAACGGATAGAAGATGTTTCACGTGGAACAAACAAAAGAGAGCGGAAGAAAGTGAAGAAGGACGTTCACTTGCAAAGAATAGAAGAGGATCTAAAAGGTGTATTTGGCACCTCTGTGAAAATCACAAAGGGGAGCAAAAAAGGGAAAATTGAGATAGAATTTTTTACAGATCAAGATTTAAATCGTATAATTGAACTTGTTCAGCAAAAAAGTTAA
- the rsmG gene encoding 16S rRNA (guanine(527)-N(7))-methyltransferase RsmG, protein MNEKTFVEALEQKGITLSEEQLYQFRKYYNELVQWNEKMNLTAITDQEAVYLKHFYDSLTAAFYHDFDQSMSIVDIGAGAGFPSLPLKICFPHLSVTIVDSLNKRIKFLGHLVETLDLNHVHLHHKRAEEFGRQPEHRQAYDIAMARAVARLNVLSELCLPLVKVEGRFIAMKGAKGEEEQQEARNAIGQLGGKVEEHHTITLPQEEGHRSMILIDKIKPTPKQYPRKPGIPNKKPIR, encoded by the coding sequence ATGAATGAAAAAACATTTGTTGAAGCACTAGAGCAGAAGGGCATCACCTTATCAGAGGAACAGTTATATCAGTTCCGTAAATATTATAATGAGTTAGTACAATGGAATGAAAAAATGAACCTCACCGCTATCACAGATCAAGAAGCCGTGTATCTTAAACACTTTTATGATTCATTGACAGCAGCTTTTTACCACGATTTTGATCAATCGATGAGTATTGTTGATATTGGAGCAGGGGCTGGATTTCCTAGCTTGCCCCTCAAAATATGCTTTCCGCATTTATCGGTGACAATCGTTGATTCCTTAAATAAAAGGATTAAATTCTTAGGGCACCTAGTCGAAACGTTAGATCTGAATCACGTCCACTTGCACCACAAGAGAGCAGAAGAATTTGGTCGCCAGCCTGAACACCGCCAAGCGTACGACATCGCAATGGCTAGAGCTGTAGCAAGATTGAACGTGCTTAGCGAATTGTGTTTGCCCCTTGTCAAAGTTGAAGGACGGTTTATCGCTATGAAGGGGGCTAAAGGAGAAGAAGAACAACAAGAAGCACGGAATGCCATTGGTCAATTAGGTGGAAAGGTTGAGGAACACCATACTATTACTCTCCCACAGGAAGAAGGACATCGATCAATGATATTGATTGATAAAATAAAACCCACACCGAAACAGTACCCAAGAAAACCGGGTATACCGAACAAGAAACCGATACGATAG
- the yyaC gene encoding spore protease YyaC, giving the protein MSIQMHPPTPLFRDSYDSHYMVHRLSQTLYSTLLNKHDFYDIVIVCIGTDRSTGDALGPIIGSKLSSLTPANMSVYGTLDEPVHAMNLDDTLQQIKENHRFPLIIAIDACLGDLKSVGKITLAKGPLKPGAGVQKKLPEVGDYHLTGIVNVGGFMEYFVLQNTRLSVVMKMADKITTAIHTTSTLLAQKKEASPTESFNRRWSNVFTDQ; this is encoded by the coding sequence ATGAGTATCCAGATGCACCCTCCTACACCATTGTTCCGAGACTCTTACGACAGTCATTACATGGTTCACCGTTTGTCTCAAACGTTATATTCAACTTTATTAAACAAGCATGATTTTTATGACATTGTTATCGTTTGTATTGGTACAGACCGCTCTACTGGCGATGCTCTTGGACCGATCATTGGATCAAAACTATCATCACTGACACCGGCCAACATGAGTGTTTATGGCACACTTGATGAACCCGTTCACGCCATGAACTTAGATGACACATTGCAGCAAATTAAAGAAAACCATCGTTTTCCTCTCATCATTGCGATTGACGCTTGCCTTGGTGATCTCAAGAGTGTAGGAAAAATCACCTTAGCCAAAGGCCCTTTAAAACCTGGAGCTGGCGTACAGAAAAAACTCCCCGAAGTGGGCGATTATCATTTGACTGGTATCGTGAACGTGGGAGGGTTCATGGAGTATTTTGTTTTACAAAACACAAGACTATCTGTCGTCATGAAAATGGCAGATAAAATAACAACGGCAATACACACAACATCAACGTTACTTGCCCAAAAAAAAGAAGCTTCCCCTACAGAAAGCTTCAACCGACGTTGGTCAAACGTCTTCACAGATCAATAA
- the mnmG gene encoding tRNA uridine-5-carboxymethylaminomethyl(34) synthesis enzyme MnmG, with protein sequence MRYRGDDFDVIVIGAGHAGSESALAAARMGCSTLLLTLNLDAVAYMPCNPSIGGPAKGHVVREIDALGGEMGKNIDKTYIQMRLLNTGKGPAVQALRAQADKFLYQQTMKETIEKEPNLVLRQAMVEELIVEDGVCRGVATKTGAEYYAKTVVLTTGTYLRGRVVLGDLSYESGPNNQQPSIRLSEHLQALGFDMVRFKTGTPPRVHGDTIDYDQTEIQPGDDKPLSFSFETTEYLEDQLPCWLTYTGEETHKVIQDNLSRSPMYGDSKEIEGQGPRYCPSIEDKIVRFADKPRHQIFLEPEGRTTSEVYVQGLSTSLPEDIQLQILKSVPGLKDVKMMRPGYAIEYDAIVPTQLWPSLETKTIENLFTAGQINGTSGYEEAAGQGIMAGINAARKVQGKSPVILDRSQAYIGVLIDDLVTKGTQEPYRLLTSRAEYRLLLRNDNADLRLTDIGYDIGLIREERYERFKQKKEQIEVEIKRLNKEKARPNEDTQAVMRAKGSKELTNSFDLATILRRPEISYVDIEKISPSPVSLSSEVKQQVEIQVKYSGYIEKQLQQVEKLKSMENKKLSENLDYTQIKGLSMEAVEKLNEVKPLSIAQASRVSGVSPADVSILLVYLEQMSQKKEV encoded by the coding sequence ATGAGATACCGTGGGGATGACTTTGATGTGATCGTCATCGGAGCAGGACATGCGGGCAGTGAATCAGCCTTGGCTGCAGCTCGTATGGGATGTTCCACACTTTTACTTACATTAAATTTAGATGCTGTGGCTTATATGCCATGTAACCCTTCCATTGGAGGTCCAGCTAAAGGGCATGTGGTAAGAGAAATAGACGCCCTAGGCGGTGAAATGGGAAAAAATATAGACAAAACTTATATCCAAATGCGTTTATTGAATACAGGAAAAGGTCCAGCTGTTCAGGCTTTACGTGCGCAAGCGGATAAATTCCTATATCAACAAACGATGAAAGAAACCATTGAAAAAGAGCCTAATCTGGTTTTACGCCAAGCAATGGTCGAAGAGTTGATCGTGGAAGATGGTGTTTGTCGAGGGGTAGCGACGAAGACCGGGGCAGAATATTACGCTAAAACAGTCGTTTTGACAACGGGGACTTATTTACGAGGGCGCGTGGTTTTAGGAGACTTATCTTATGAGAGTGGACCGAATAACCAACAGCCATCTATTCGTCTATCAGAACACTTGCAAGCGCTTGGTTTCGACATGGTTCGATTCAAAACGGGCACACCACCGCGTGTGCATGGAGACACCATCGATTATGATCAAACCGAAATTCAACCTGGGGACGATAAGCCGCTATCCTTCTCTTTTGAAACGACCGAATACCTTGAAGATCAGCTGCCATGTTGGTTAACGTACACTGGTGAAGAAACACATAAAGTGATACAGGATAATCTATCTCGCTCACCAATGTATGGCGATTCTAAAGAAATTGAAGGGCAAGGCCCCCGTTACTGTCCTTCTATTGAGGATAAAATTGTACGCTTCGCTGATAAACCACGCCATCAAATATTCTTAGAACCCGAGGGGCGGACGACGTCAGAAGTCTATGTGCAAGGTCTGTCAACAAGCTTGCCAGAGGATATTCAATTACAAATACTCAAGTCCGTCCCGGGGCTAAAAGATGTCAAAATGATGCGGCCAGGATATGCGATCGAATATGATGCTATCGTGCCGACACAATTATGGCCATCACTTGAAACCAAGACGATTGAAAACTTATTCACAGCGGGTCAGATTAATGGGACTAGTGGCTATGAAGAGGCCGCAGGTCAAGGAATTATGGCGGGGATTAATGCTGCCAGAAAAGTACAAGGGAAGAGTCCTGTCATCCTAGACCGTTCGCAAGCATATATTGGGGTACTCATCGATGACCTGGTGACCAAAGGCACGCAGGAGCCGTACCGTTTGTTAACGTCTAGAGCTGAGTATCGTCTGCTCTTAAGAAATGACAATGCTGACTTAAGGCTGACTGACATCGGCTATGATATTGGCTTAATTCGAGAAGAACGCTATGAGCGTTTTAAACAAAAAAAGGAACAAATTGAAGTGGAAATCAAACGATTGAACAAAGAAAAGGCACGACCGAATGAAGACACCCAAGCTGTCATGCGTGCCAAAGGGTCGAAGGAATTGACCAATTCATTCGATTTAGCCACGATCTTAAGAAGGCCTGAGATCTCATATGTAGACATTGAGAAGATTTCCCCTTCACCTGTTTCGTTGTCTAGCGAAGTGAAACAACAAGTAGAGATTCAAGTCAAGTACAGTGGCTATATAGAAAAACAGTTACAACAGGTCGAAAAACTGAAAAGCATGGAAAACAAGAAGCTGTCTGAAAACCTAGATTATACACAGATCAAAGGGTTGTCTATGGAAGCGGTGGAAAAACTCAATGAGGTTAAACCACTCAGTATCGCTCAAGCGTCTAGAGTTTCAGGTGTATCGCCTGCTGACGTTTCTATTCTTCTCGTTTATTTAGAACAAATGTCGCAAAAAAAGGAAGTCTAG
- the mnmE gene encoding tRNA uridine-5-carboxymethylaminomethyl(34) synthesis GTPase MnmE, producing MDHFDTIAAISTPMGEGGIAVVRVSGKDAVDAVDNIYKGKHDLSTVESHTIHYGHLIHPQSGENIEEVMVTVLREPRTYTKEDVVEVNCHGGIASVKRVLQLVLDQGVRLAEPGEFTKRAFLNGRIDLSQAEAVMDLIRSKTDRAMDVAQQQVEGRLSKMIQSLRQEILETLAHIEVTIDYPEHDVEEVTHELLLNKSTKVKEEIERLLQTAEQGKILREGLSTVIIGRPNVGKSSLMNALVHENKAIVTDVPGTTRDVLEEYVNVRGVPLKLVDTAGIRETEDIVERIGVERSREVLKQADLILLVLNYAEPLSDEDRQLLNLVQDMKSILIINKTDLDPQIDMEELKSLHDEALIVTTSLIEDAGLDQLEQAISELYFTGDVQGGDVTYVSNARHISLLKQAQRSIEEAINGIHAGVPVDVVQIDLQKAWETLGEIIGDAVNESLIDQLFSQFCLGK from the coding sequence ATGGATCATTTCGATACAATCGCAGCGATATCCACACCTATGGGTGAGGGTGGCATCGCCGTTGTTCGTGTAAGTGGTAAAGATGCCGTCGATGCTGTGGATAATATATATAAAGGTAAACATGATTTGTCCACTGTGGAAAGTCACACCATACATTATGGTCATCTGATTCATCCACAAAGTGGAGAAAATATAGAGGAAGTGATGGTTACGGTTTTGCGTGAGCCACGCACATATACAAAAGAAGATGTGGTCGAAGTAAACTGTCATGGAGGGATTGCTTCAGTCAAGCGGGTATTGCAGCTTGTCTTGGATCAAGGTGTAAGACTGGCGGAACCAGGGGAGTTTACAAAGAGAGCATTCCTAAACGGACGGATAGACTTATCGCAGGCAGAGGCGGTCATGGATTTGATTCGTTCTAAGACGGATAGAGCTATGGATGTGGCCCAACAGCAGGTGGAGGGAAGGTTATCAAAGATGATACAGTCCCTGCGACAGGAGATTCTAGAAACATTAGCTCATATTGAGGTCACTATAGACTATCCGGAACATGACGTAGAGGAAGTGACACATGAACTTCTCTTAAACAAGTCCACAAAGGTAAAAGAGGAAATTGAACGTTTACTTCAGACAGCTGAACAGGGTAAAATTTTAAGAGAAGGTTTATCCACAGTGATTATTGGACGTCCTAATGTGGGTAAATCATCATTAATGAATGCATTGGTGCATGAAAACAAAGCGATTGTCACAGATGTACCTGGTACGACAAGGGATGTCCTAGAGGAGTATGTAAATGTTCGTGGTGTCCCGTTAAAGTTGGTTGATACGGCAGGTATCAGAGAAACAGAGGATATCGTGGAAAGGATCGGGGTAGAAAGGTCTCGCGAGGTGCTTAAACAAGCGGATCTCATTCTCCTGGTTCTTAATTATGCTGAACCGTTAAGTGATGAAGATCGTCAGTTACTAAATCTCGTACAGGATATGAAAAGCATCTTAATTATTAATAAGACAGACTTAGATCCGCAAATAGATATGGAAGAGTTGAAATCATTACATGATGAGGCATTGATTGTGACGACGTCATTGATAGAGGACGCAGGGCTAGATCAATTGGAGCAAGCCATTTCTGAACTTTACTTTACTGGAGACGTGCAGGGGGGCGATGTTACCTATGTTAGTAATGCACGTCACATCTCTTTGTTAAAACAAGCCCAACGTTCTATTGAAGAAGCAATTAATGGTATTCACGCTGGTGTACCCGTTGACGTCGTTCAAATAGATTTACAGAAAGCGTGGGAAACCTTAGGTGAAATTATAGGGGATGCAGTAAACGAGAGTTTAATTGATCAGTTATTCTCTCAATTTTGTCTCGGTAAATAA
- a CDS encoding aminotransferase class V-fold PLP-dependent enzyme, which yields MIYLDNAASTWPKPKEVSRAMVEAVENYAANPGRGGHRLAQKASQVVNETRRNLAALFHVQDSNSIVFQTNATAAINQALFGLQWKEGDHVISTSLEHNSVRRPLEKLKDAYGVQTTYLDLKPNEEIKPDDICPYITEHTKLIACTHMSNLTGQVMPVSLLGQLADEHNLLFLVDASQSAGYLPIDVEELKIDLLAFPGHKGLYGPQGTGGLYVSPRVTLTPLLHGGTGRFSEDVNMPGQMPERLEAGTLNTPGIAGLGEGVRFILNEGIDKIQQHEAGLTTYALRQLNDMSGIAVYGPTVDVPRGPVIAFNIKGVHSHEVAHILNDYYGVAVRAGMHCTPLAHHAHGTERTGALRISFSYFNRTEEVDHFIDALMEIKEGLLGE from the coding sequence ATGATTTACCTAGACAATGCCGCTTCAACTTGGCCAAAACCAAAAGAAGTGTCTCGAGCGATGGTTGAAGCTGTCGAAAACTATGCGGCCAACCCTGGAAGAGGGGGGCATCGTTTAGCACAAAAGGCCTCTCAAGTGGTGAACGAAACGCGGCGTAATCTAGCGGCACTATTCCACGTGCAAGATTCAAATAGCATTGTTTTTCAAACTAATGCTACAGCAGCTATAAACCAAGCACTATTTGGATTACAGTGGAAAGAGGGCGATCATGTTATTTCGACAAGCTTGGAACATAACTCTGTTCGCCGCCCACTTGAAAAACTAAAAGACGCCTATGGCGTTCAAACGACATATCTTGATCTAAAACCGAATGAAGAGATCAAACCCGACGACATTTGTCCTTATATTACCGAGCACACAAAACTCATCGCCTGTACCCACATGTCTAACCTAACGGGGCAAGTCATGCCGGTGTCTTTATTGGGCCAACTTGCGGATGAGCATAATCTTTTGTTTCTTGTGGATGCCTCTCAATCGGCAGGTTACCTTCCTATTGATGTGGAGGAATTGAAAATAGATCTGTTGGCTTTTCCAGGGCATAAAGGTCTATATGGCCCGCAGGGGACCGGTGGTTTATACGTTTCACCTCGTGTTACGTTGACACCTCTGTTACATGGCGGGACAGGCCGTTTTTCAGAAGACGTTAACATGCCTGGACAAATGCCTGAACGCTTGGAGGCAGGGACCCTTAATACGCCAGGTATTGCTGGGTTAGGAGAAGGGGTTCGCTTTATATTGAATGAAGGGATAGATAAGATACAGCAGCATGAAGCAGGATTGACGACTTATGCTCTGCGTCAATTAAACGACATGTCGGGCATAGCTGTGTACGGGCCGACTGTAGATGTACCGAGAGGACCTGTGATTGCTTTTAATATTAAAGGGGTTCACTCTCACGAAGTGGCCCATATATTGAATGATTATTATGGTGTAGCGGTTAGGGCGGGCATGCACTGTACACCTCTTGCGCATCATGCCCATGGAACAGAAAGAACGGGGGCGTTGCGTATCAGCTTCAGTTATTTTAATAGAACAGAAGAGGTTGACCATTTCATAGATGCTCTTATGGAAATAAAAGAGGGATTATTAGGGGAGTAA
- the yidC gene encoding membrane protein insertase YidC: MARRILLVAILFMFLFMLTGCNIEEPINPENGIWDRYFVYPLAWTLEYFAELFNSTDDRMLDRYGWSIIVVTIIIRLLTLPLMVKQLKSSKMMQALQPEMQKIREKYKTDQQKLQQETMKLFQKHNVNPLAGCLPILVQMPILIAFYHAIFRHELIPGHTFLGIELGEPFWGLAILAGITTYGQQKMMGAQSNPQMRILMVILPVMITVFAFYFPAALSLYWVIGNLFTITQTYFMKDMYNLNQEGAAK; encoded by the coding sequence TTGGCTCGTAGAATATTACTGGTTGCAATTTTATTTATGTTTTTATTTATGTTAACAGGATGTAATATCGAGGAACCGATTAACCCTGAAAATGGGATATGGGACCGGTATTTCGTCTATCCACTCGCTTGGACGTTAGAATACTTTGCAGAGTTATTCAACTCAACTGATGACCGCATGTTAGATCGATATGGATGGTCCATTATTGTCGTGACGATTATTATTCGTTTGTTGACCCTCCCATTGATGGTGAAACAGTTGAAAAGTTCTAAAATGATGCAGGCCTTACAGCCGGAAATGCAGAAGATACGAGAGAAGTATAAAACGGACCAGCAAAAACTTCAGCAAGAAACGATGAAATTATTCCAAAAGCATAATGTGAATCCGTTAGCAGGATGCCTTCCAATTCTAGTTCAGATGCCGATTCTGATCGCATTTTATCACGCCATTTTCCGCCATGAACTGATACCAGGTCACACGTTTCTTGGTATTGAGCTAGGCGAACCATTCTGGGGGCTTGCGATTCTTGCCGGTATTACTACGTATGGGCAGCAGAAAATGATGGGGGCTCAAAGTAACCCACAAATGCGAATTTTAATGGTGATTTTACCTGTGATGATCACAGTGTTTGCTTTCTACTTCCCAGCAGCTTTATCGCTATACTGGGTGATCGGTAACCTATTCACAATTACGCAGACTTACTTTATGAAAGATATGTATAATCTTAATCAGGAGGGTGCTGCTAAGTGA
- the jag gene encoding RNA-binding cell elongation regulator Jag/EloR, with amino-acid sequence MSKVTVRGKTIEEAVRTALNQLETSADAVNVNVIEEPKKGFFGLGAKEAVIEVEMKQSDEQGEPNSTERTAEVEYTSAFVHTETETETVPLKQSDSLAENTDELTSHTSEKSQTLAVQEGQAFLEEVLAKMNIPAKIEVKEESDQWTFDVTGDKIGLMIGRRGQTLDALQYLTNVVANRYTEDYVRIILDAENYRKRRKETLQQLSDRMAKKVITTRAKVSLEPMNAAERKIIHTHLQSYAGVLTESEGREPNRHVVILPK; translated from the coding sequence GTGAGTAAAGTGACTGTTAGGGGAAAAACGATCGAAGAGGCTGTCAGGACGGCCCTCAATCAACTTGAAACTTCAGCGGATGCAGTTAACGTTAACGTTATTGAGGAGCCAAAAAAAGGGTTTTTTGGTTTAGGAGCAAAAGAAGCCGTTATTGAAGTCGAAATGAAGCAATCCGATGAACAAGGAGAACCTAACAGCACAGAACGCACAGCGGAAGTCGAGTATACTTCCGCTTTTGTGCATACAGAAACAGAAACAGAAACAGTACCATTAAAGCAATCAGATTCACTAGCGGAAAATACAGATGAATTAACATCTCACACCAGTGAAAAGAGCCAGACATTAGCGGTGCAGGAAGGGCAGGCCTTTTTAGAGGAAGTGTTGGCTAAGATGAATATACCCGCAAAGATTGAGGTGAAAGAGGAGTCAGATCAATGGACATTCGATGTGACTGGTGACAAAATTGGCCTCATGATTGGTCGTCGTGGGCAAACATTAGATGCACTCCAATATCTCACTAATGTTGTTGCTAATCGATATACAGAAGATTATGTACGTATTATTCTAGATGCCGAAAATTATCGGAAAAGAAGAAAAGAAACCCTCCAGCAACTGTCTGATCGTATGGCTAAGAAAGTGATCACAACACGGGCTAAGGTGTCTTTAGAACCTATGAATGCCGCAGAGCGTAAAATTATTCACACTCATCTGCAATCATATGCCGGTGTGCTTACCGAAAGTGAAGGAAGAGAACCGAACCGTCATGTTGTGATCCTACCTAAATAG
- the noc gene encoding nucleoid occlusion protein, whose protein sequence is MKEQFTRLLGIGEKQHEQESEEHKDLKEKAEALDMSNTQDAVVSIPLDQIIPNRYQPRTEFDDEKIDELCQTIKTHGIIQPIVVREQGDHYELIAGERRWRAATKLELHTIPAVIRNFNDSQSASVALIENLQRENLTSIEEAMAYQRLIELHGLTQESLAQRLGKGQSTIANKIRLLHLPQECHEALKKRLITERHARALLSLKEEALQLKFLKEIIEKDLNVKQAEARIKQYFDQQGEKTKKRPVRKSYSKDVRLALNTIRQSVDMVVQSGLTIETDEKDHDEFYEVTIKIPKNK, encoded by the coding sequence ATGAAAGAGCAGTTTACTCGTTTGTTAGGTATCGGAGAGAAACAACACGAGCAGGAATCAGAGGAACACAAGGATCTGAAGGAAAAGGCAGAAGCGCTCGATATGAGCAACACCCAGGATGCGGTTGTATCTATTCCTTTAGACCAGATTATCCCCAACCGTTATCAGCCGCGGACAGAGTTTGATGATGAAAAAATTGATGAATTGTGTCAAACCATCAAAACACACGGCATTATACAACCGATTGTTGTACGCGAACAAGGGGATCACTATGAGCTAATTGCGGGTGAGCGGAGATGGCGTGCGGCTACCAAACTTGAATTACATACGATTCCGGCTGTGATACGTAATTTTAATGATTCTCAGTCGGCTTCAGTAGCACTGATAGAGAACTTACAACGCGAGAATTTAACTTCAATAGAGGAAGCTATGGCCTATCAAAGATTGATAGAGTTGCATGGTTTGACTCAAGAAAGTTTGGCTCAACGTTTAGGCAAAGGGCAGTCAACCATCGCGAATAAAATTAGGCTGTTGCATCTTCCGCAAGAATGTCATGAAGCATTAAAGAAAAGGTTGATCACAGAGCGGCATGCACGTGCACTTCTAAGCTTGAAAGAAGAGGCGCTACAGCTCAAATTTCTAAAAGAAATTATTGAAAAGGATTTGAACGTCAAACAGGCTGAAGCACGAATCAAACAATATTTTGATCAACAAGGCGAGAAGACGAAAAAGCGACCAGTACGTAAATCTTATTCTAAGGACGTTCGCTTAGCTCTTAATACCATACGTCAATCAGTAGATATGGTCGTACAGAGTGGTTTAACGATCGAAACGGATGAAAAAGATCACGATGAATTTTACGAAGTGACCATTAAGATACCAAAGAACAAATAG
- a CDS encoding ParA family protein gives MGKIIAIANQKGGVGKTTSSINLGASLATLGKKVLLIDIDPQGNTTSGIGINKADVEQCIYDVLIDEVDPMDTVITTSVDNLSIIPATIQLAGAEIELVPTISREIRLKKSILPIKDEYDYILIDCPPSLGILTINSLTAADSVLIPIQCEYYALEGLSQLLNTVRLVQKHLNTSLLIEGVLLTMLDARTNLGLQVIEEVKKYFQEKVYQTVIPRNIRLSEAPSHGQSIVTYDPKSRGAEVYLDLAKEVVEDV, from the coding sequence ATGGGGAAAATAATCGCGATTGCGAATCAAAAGGGCGGTGTTGGTAAGACGACTTCTTCCATTAATTTGGGGGCTAGTTTAGCGACGCTCGGGAAGAAAGTCCTGCTCATTGATATTGACCCGCAAGGAAATACAACGAGTGGCATCGGTATCAACAAAGCTGACGTTGAACAGTGTATATATGATGTTCTCATTGATGAAGTAGATCCAATGGATACAGTTATAACGACGAGTGTCGATAACCTGTCTATTATCCCAGCTACCATTCAATTAGCAGGGGCCGAGATAGAATTAGTTCCGACCATTTCTCGTGAGATACGTTTAAAAAAATCTATACTGCCGATTAAGGATGAATATGATTATATCCTTATAGATTGTCCACCGTCCCTTGGTATACTTACCATTAACTCATTGACGGCAGCAGACTCAGTTTTAATCCCAATTCAATGTGAGTACTATGCCCTCGAGGGATTAAGTCAGCTATTGAATACAGTGCGTTTAGTCCAAAAGCATCTTAATACGTCTTTGCTTATTGAGGGTGTTCTACTCACTATGTTAGATGCCAGAACCAATTTAGGTTTGCAAGTAATTGAAGAAGTGAAAAAGTATTTTCAAGAAAAAGTATATCAGACCGTCATCCCACGTAATATTAGGCTCAGCGAAGCACCGAGTCATGGCCAGTCCATAGTGACCTATGATCCAAAATCAAGGGGGGCTGAGGTTTACCTTGACCTTGCAAAGGAAGTGGTAGAGGATGTCTAA
- a CDS encoding DUF554 domain-containing protein: MILLGVIANTIAIIIGALLGQVFTNINQSMKETIMKAMGIAIVVLGLGMAFESHSFIIVLFSLAIGAVIGEALKLEQRLEQLGKWIEVKAGKRLKGNIARAFVTTTLIYSIGAMSVVGALDSGLRQDHNVLYTKSMLDGFMAILFSSTLGIGVIFSAIPVFLYQGAIAFGATFINRVFPQALIDQVVIDITATGGILIIAIALNLLELTKIKVGNLLPALLVATVLSGVFYLY; this comes from the coding sequence TTGATTTTACTAGGCGTTATCGCTAACACCATTGCCATCATCATTGGCGCACTATTAGGACAGGTGTTTACGAATATTAATCAGAGTATGAAAGAGACCATCATGAAAGCGATGGGCATCGCGATTGTCGTTCTGGGATTAGGGATGGCTTTTGAAAGCCATTCCTTTATTATCGTTTTATTCAGCTTAGCTATTGGTGCGGTCATAGGTGAGGCACTTAAGTTAGAACAGCGTTTAGAACAATTAGGAAAATGGATTGAAGTGAAAGCGGGTAAGAGACTAAAGGGGAACATCGCACGGGCGTTTGTCACAACCACGCTGATATATAGTATTGGCGCTATGTCAGTTGTAGGGGCTTTAGATAGTGGCCTAAGACAGGATCATAATGTGCTATATACAAAATCAATGTTAGACGGATTTATGGCTATACTCTTCTCCTCAACACTTGGCATTGGCGTCATCTTTTCAGCCATCCCAGTTTTTCTGTATCAGGGAGCTATCGCGTTTGGTGCAACTTTTATTAATAGGGTGTTTCCCCAGGCTTTAATTGACCAAGTGGTTATTGATATCACAGCTACGGGTGGTATCTTAATCATTGCCATAGCTTTAAATTTATTAGAATTAACGAAGATTAAGGTCGGGAATCTTCTACCCGCATTGCTCGTCGCCACTGTATTATCCGGCGTGTTTTATCTTTATTAG